In the genome of Vanacampus margaritifer isolate UIUO_Vmar chromosome 1, RoL_Vmar_1.0, whole genome shotgun sequence, one region contains:
- the pacs2 gene encoding phosphofurin acidic cluster sorting protein 2 isoform X2, translating to MAERSGRLSFPGSGALNRPVPMNLFATWEIDGSSPNCIPRLCSLTLKKLVVLRELDKELISVVIAVKIQGSKRILRSHEIVLPPSGSVETELALTFSLQYPHFLKREGNKLQILLQRRKRYKNRTILGYKTLAAGSIDMAEVMQHPTEGGQVLPLCSHQKELLGKVAEIWIFSLSSQPIDHEDGSLQAGHKIKCSDNYSEEEYESFSSEQEASDDAAQAQDLEDDDYDVRKLKKQRRSIVRTASITRQNFKQRVVALLKRFRVSDEVLDSEQDPAEVPPEVEEEDLDLDSVEFDNPSDSGPELDDDDSVLSTPKPKLKPYFEGLSLSSSQTEIGSIHSSRSHREPPSPIEPDKDKCVGEDNVSDNISQEHPEAVTPTTELEMDNMDTFLDRLPPSGKMTKTESLIISSNRQEPKMAGRRGRSTSLKERQPSRPQNERANSLDNERALDTRSHLQIPRKTVYDQLNHILASDNQLPDSIILINTSDWQGQYLSDVLQNHNLPVVCTCTTADIQAAFNTIVSRIQRFCNCNSQTPIPIKIAVAGAQHYLSAVLRLFVDHLTHKTPDWLGYMRFLIIPLGAHPVSKYLGTVDYRYNALFQDAAWKDLFHKPEAPVIAQESPDVVSRVTQYMLGANGAHQLPIAEAMLTYKQKRKKSFHFDFSVSLSVSSLGGRWQVSSSPDEDSCQKFIPFVGMVNVGIVEQTSAAAGDSDDAAPAGSSLALAPPPLVSPALKEASPTPPSSPSVNTSFCVYGSGGQTELMGLQVDYWVADRKKDVEKRDSSSSSSSSSAAKNTLKCNFRSLQVSRLPAGGAEPGTLPTMSMTVVTKEKNKKVMFLPKKSKDKEVESKSQVIEGISRLICTAKHQHNMLTVSIDGVEWNDVKFFQLAAQWSSHVKHFPIAIFGHAKGPY from the exons ATGGCGGAGAGAAGTGGCCGGCTGAGCTTCCCCGGCAGCGGGGCTCTCAACAGACCGGTTCCGATGAATTTGTTCGCAACGTGGGAAATCGACGGCTCGTCCCCGAACTGCATCCCGAG GCTTTGCAGTCTGACTCTGAAAAAGCTGGTGGTGCTCCGAGAACTTGACAAGGAGCTCATCTCCGTGGTCATCGCCGTCAAAATTCAA GGCTCCAAGCGCATCCTGAGGTCTCACGAGATCGTGCTGCCGCCCAGCGGGTCTGTCGAGACAGAGCTGGCCCTCACCTTTTCTCTGCAG TACCCTCACTTCCTGAAGCGTGAAGGCAACAAGCTTCAGATCCTGCTGCAGAGACGCAAGCGCTACAAGAACCGCACCATCCTGGGCTACAAGACGCTGGCTGCGGGTTCCATCGACATGGCCGAG GTGATGCAGCATCCGACGGAGGGTGGCCAGGTGCTGCCTCTCTGCAGCCACCAGAAGGAGCTCCTGGGGAAGGTGGCCGAGATTTGGATCTTCTCGCTCTCCAGCCAGCCCATCGACCACGAGGACGGCAGCCTGCAGGCCGGACACAAGATCAAGTGCTCCG ATAATtactcagaggaggagtatgagAGCTTCTCCTCTGAGCAGGAGGCCAGCGACGATGCAGCACAGGCTCAG GATCTGGAAGACGATGACTATGATGTGCGAAAGTTAAAGAAGCAGAGAAGATCCATCGTCAGGACGGCATCCATCACAAGA CAAAACTTCAAGCAGAGAGTGGTGGCTCTTCTAAAGAGGTTCCGAGTGTCCGACGAG GTGCTGGACTCGGAGCAGGATCCAGCCGAGGTCCCTCCtgaggtggaggaggaagatCTGGACCTGGATAGCGTTGAGTTTGACAACCCCAGCGATAGCGGACCCGAGCTGGACGACGACGACAGCGTCCTCAGCACGCCTAAACCCAAACTCAA GCCCTATTTCGAGGGTCTGTCCCTGTCCAGCTCGCAGACGGAAATCGGAAGCATCCACAGCAGCCGTAGCCACCGCGAGCCCCCCAGCCCG ATCGAACCCGACAAAGACAAATGTGTAGGCGAGGACAATGTGTCTGACAACATCTCCCAG GAGCATCCGGAGGCGGTGACGCCGACCACAGAGCTGGAGATGGACAACATGGACACCTTCTTGGACAGACTTCCCCCGAGTGGCAAGATGACCAAGACGGAGTCGCTCATCATTTCGTCCAACAG GCAGGAGCCCAAAATGGCGGGCAGGCGAGGTCGCAGCACGTCGCTGAAGGAACGCCAGCCCAGCAGGCCTCAGAACGAGCGGGCCAACAGTTTGGACAACGAGCGAGCGCTGGACACTCGCAGCCACCTACAA ATCCCAAGGAAGACGGTGTACGATCAGCTCAACCACATCCTGGCATCTGACAACCAGCTTCCCGACAGCATCATCCTCATCAACACGTCCGATTGGCAGGGACAG TACCTGTCGGACGTGCTCCAGAACCACAACCTGCCCGTGGTGTGCACCTGCACCACAGCGGACATCCAGGCGGCATTCAACACTATCGTGTCCCGCATACAGAGATT ctgcaactgcaACTCACAGACGCCCATCCCCATCAAGATCGCGGTGGCCGGTGCGCAACACTACCTCAGCGCCGTGCTCCGCCTCTTTGTGGACCACCTGACCCACAAGACCCCCGACTGGCTGGGATACATGCGCTTCCTCATCATCCCGCTGG GTGCGCACCCTGTGTCCAAGTATCTTGGCACCGTGGACTACAGATACAACGCTTTGTTCCAGGACGCCGCCTGGAAGGACCTCTTTCACAAGCCCGAGGCTCCTGTCATTG CCCAGGAGAGTCCGGACGTGGTTTCCAGGGTGACGCAGTACATGCTGGGCGCCAACGGAGCGCATCAGCTTCCCATCGCCGAGGCCATGCTCACGTACAAACAAAAGAG gaaaaagagctttcattttgatttttccgtCAG CCTGTCAGTTTCTTCTCTGGGGGGGCGATGGCAGGTGTCCTCAAG CCCCGATGAGGACTCGTGTCAGAAATTCATCCCGTTTGTTGGC ATGGTTAACGTGGGAATAGTGGAGCAAACGTCAGCAGCTGCAg GCGACTCTGACGACGCGGCGCCCGCCGGCTCGTCGCTCGCGCTCGCCCCGCCGCCTCTGGTGTCGCCGGCGCTCAAAGAGGCGTCGCCCACACCGCCCTCCTCGCCGTCCGTCAACACGAGTTTTTGCGTGTAcgg TTCCGGGGGTCAGACGGAGCTGATGGGCCTTCAGGTGGACTATTGGGTGGCCGACAGGAAGAAGGACGTGGAGAAACgagactcctcctcctcctcctcctcctcctccgctgcCAAGAACACGCTCAAGTGCAATTTCCGCTCGCTGCAGGTCAGCCGGCTGCCAGCGGGGGGCGCCGAGCCCGGCACCCTGCCTACCATGTCCATGACGGTGGTGACCAAGGAGAAGAACAAGAAGG TGATGTTCCTGCCAAAGAAGAGCAAAGACAAGGAGGTGGAGTCTAAGAGTCAGGTGATCGAGGGCATCAGTCGCCTCATCTGCACCGCCAAGCACCAGCACAACATGTTGACGG
- the pacs2 gene encoding phosphofurin acidic cluster sorting protein 2 isoform X3 yields MAERSGRLSFPGSGALNRPVPMNLFATWEIDGSSPNCIPRLCSLTLKKLVVLRELDKELISVVIAVKIQGSKRILRSHEIVLPPSGSVETELALTFSLQYPHFLKREGNKLQILLQRRKRYKNRTILGYKTLAAGSIDMAEVMQHPTEGGQVLPLCSHQKELLGKVAEIWIFSLSSQPIDHEDGSLQAGHKIKCSDNYSEEEYESFSSEQEASDDAAQAQDLEDDDYDVRKLKKQRRSIVRTASITRQQNFKQRVVALLKRFRVSDEVLDSEQDPAEVPPEVEEEDLDLDSVEFDNPSDSGPELDDDDSVLSTPKPKLKPYFEGLSLSSSQTEIGSIHSSRSHREPPSPIEPDKDKCVGEDNVSDNISQEHPEAVTPTTELEMDNMDTFLDRLPPSGKMTKTESLIISSNRQEPKMAGRRGRSTSLKERQPSRPQNERANSLDNERALDTRSHLQIPRKTVYDQLNHILASDNQLPDSIILINTSDWQGQYLSDVLQNHNLPVVCTCTTADIQAAFNTIVSRIQRFCNCNSQTPIPIKIAVAGAQHYLSAVLRLFVDHLTHKTPDWLGYMRFLIIPLGAHPVSKYLGTVDYRYNALFQDAAWKDLFHKPEAPVIAQESPDVVSRVTQYMLGANGAHQLPIAEAMLTYKQKSLSVSSLGGRWQVSSSPDEDSCQKFIPFVGMVNVGIVEQTSAAAGDSDDAAPAGSSLALAPPPLVSPALKEASPTPPSSPSVNTSFCVYGSGGQTELMGLQVDYWVADRKKDVEKRDSSSSSSSSSAAKNTLKCNFRSLQVSRLPAGGAEPGTLPTMSMTVVTKEKNKKVMFLPKKSKDKEVESKSQVIEGISRLICTAKHQHNMLTVSIDGVEWNDVKFFQLAAQWSSHVKHFPIAIFGHAKGPY; encoded by the exons ATGGCGGAGAGAAGTGGCCGGCTGAGCTTCCCCGGCAGCGGGGCTCTCAACAGACCGGTTCCGATGAATTTGTTCGCAACGTGGGAAATCGACGGCTCGTCCCCGAACTGCATCCCGAG GCTTTGCAGTCTGACTCTGAAAAAGCTGGTGGTGCTCCGAGAACTTGACAAGGAGCTCATCTCCGTGGTCATCGCCGTCAAAATTCAA GGCTCCAAGCGCATCCTGAGGTCTCACGAGATCGTGCTGCCGCCCAGCGGGTCTGTCGAGACAGAGCTGGCCCTCACCTTTTCTCTGCAG TACCCTCACTTCCTGAAGCGTGAAGGCAACAAGCTTCAGATCCTGCTGCAGAGACGCAAGCGCTACAAGAACCGCACCATCCTGGGCTACAAGACGCTGGCTGCGGGTTCCATCGACATGGCCGAG GTGATGCAGCATCCGACGGAGGGTGGCCAGGTGCTGCCTCTCTGCAGCCACCAGAAGGAGCTCCTGGGGAAGGTGGCCGAGATTTGGATCTTCTCGCTCTCCAGCCAGCCCATCGACCACGAGGACGGCAGCCTGCAGGCCGGACACAAGATCAAGTGCTCCG ATAATtactcagaggaggagtatgagAGCTTCTCCTCTGAGCAGGAGGCCAGCGACGATGCAGCACAGGCTCAG GATCTGGAAGACGATGACTATGATGTGCGAAAGTTAAAGAAGCAGAGAAGATCCATCGTCAGGACGGCATCCATCACAAGA CAGCAAAACTTCAAGCAGAGAGTGGTGGCTCTTCTAAAGAGGTTCCGAGTGTCCGACGAG GTGCTGGACTCGGAGCAGGATCCAGCCGAGGTCCCTCCtgaggtggaggaggaagatCTGGACCTGGATAGCGTTGAGTTTGACAACCCCAGCGATAGCGGACCCGAGCTGGACGACGACGACAGCGTCCTCAGCACGCCTAAACCCAAACTCAA GCCCTATTTCGAGGGTCTGTCCCTGTCCAGCTCGCAGACGGAAATCGGAAGCATCCACAGCAGCCGTAGCCACCGCGAGCCCCCCAGCCCG ATCGAACCCGACAAAGACAAATGTGTAGGCGAGGACAATGTGTCTGACAACATCTCCCAG GAGCATCCGGAGGCGGTGACGCCGACCACAGAGCTGGAGATGGACAACATGGACACCTTCTTGGACAGACTTCCCCCGAGTGGCAAGATGACCAAGACGGAGTCGCTCATCATTTCGTCCAACAG GCAGGAGCCCAAAATGGCGGGCAGGCGAGGTCGCAGCACGTCGCTGAAGGAACGCCAGCCCAGCAGGCCTCAGAACGAGCGGGCCAACAGTTTGGACAACGAGCGAGCGCTGGACACTCGCAGCCACCTACAA ATCCCAAGGAAGACGGTGTACGATCAGCTCAACCACATCCTGGCATCTGACAACCAGCTTCCCGACAGCATCATCCTCATCAACACGTCCGATTGGCAGGGACAG TACCTGTCGGACGTGCTCCAGAACCACAACCTGCCCGTGGTGTGCACCTGCACCACAGCGGACATCCAGGCGGCATTCAACACTATCGTGTCCCGCATACAGAGATT ctgcaactgcaACTCACAGACGCCCATCCCCATCAAGATCGCGGTGGCCGGTGCGCAACACTACCTCAGCGCCGTGCTCCGCCTCTTTGTGGACCACCTGACCCACAAGACCCCCGACTGGCTGGGATACATGCGCTTCCTCATCATCCCGCTGG GTGCGCACCCTGTGTCCAAGTATCTTGGCACCGTGGACTACAGATACAACGCTTTGTTCCAGGACGCCGCCTGGAAGGACCTCTTTCACAAGCCCGAGGCTCCTGTCATTG CCCAGGAGAGTCCGGACGTGGTTTCCAGGGTGACGCAGTACATGCTGGGCGCCAACGGAGCGCATCAGCTTCCCATCGCCGAGGCCATGCTCACGTACAAACAAAAGAG CCTGTCAGTTTCTTCTCTGGGGGGGCGATGGCAGGTGTCCTCAAG CCCCGATGAGGACTCGTGTCAGAAATTCATCCCGTTTGTTGGC ATGGTTAACGTGGGAATAGTGGAGCAAACGTCAGCAGCTGCAg GCGACTCTGACGACGCGGCGCCCGCCGGCTCGTCGCTCGCGCTCGCCCCGCCGCCTCTGGTGTCGCCGGCGCTCAAAGAGGCGTCGCCCACACCGCCCTCCTCGCCGTCCGTCAACACGAGTTTTTGCGTGTAcgg TTCCGGGGGTCAGACGGAGCTGATGGGCCTTCAGGTGGACTATTGGGTGGCCGACAGGAAGAAGGACGTGGAGAAACgagactcctcctcctcctcctcctcctcctccgctgcCAAGAACACGCTCAAGTGCAATTTCCGCTCGCTGCAGGTCAGCCGGCTGCCAGCGGGGGGCGCCGAGCCCGGCACCCTGCCTACCATGTCCATGACGGTGGTGACCAAGGAGAAGAACAAGAAGG TGATGTTCCTGCCAAAGAAGAGCAAAGACAAGGAGGTGGAGTCTAAGAGTCAGGTGATCGAGGGCATCAGTCGCCTCATCTGCACCGCCAAGCACCAGCACAACATGTTGACGG
- the pacs2 gene encoding phosphofurin acidic cluster sorting protein 2 isoform X5, giving the protein MAERSGRLSFPGSGALNRPVPMNLFATWEIDGSSPNCIPRLCSLTLKKLVVLRELDKELISVVIAVKIQGSKRILRSHEIVLPPSGSVETELALTFSLQYPHFLKREGNKLQILLQRRKRYKNRTILGYKTLAAGSIDMAEVMQHPTEGGQVLPLCSHQKELLGKVAEIWIFSLSSQPIDHEDGSLQAGHKIKCSDNYSEEEYESFSSEQEASDDAAQAQDLEDDDYDVRKLKKQRRSIVRTASITRQQNFKQRVVALLKRFRVSDEVLDSEQDPAEVPPEVEEEDLDLDSVEFDNPSDSGPELDDDDSVLSTPKPKLKPYFEGLSLSSSQTEIGSIHSSRSHREPPSPIEPDKDKCVGEDNVSDNISQEHPEAVTPTTELEMDNMDTFLDRLPPSGKMTKTESLIISSNRQEPKMAGRRGRSTSLKERQPSRPQNERANSLDNERALDTRSHLQIPRKTVYDQLNHILASDNQLPDSIILINTSDWQGQYLSDVLQNHNLPVVCTCTTADIQAAFNTIVSRIQRFCNCNSQTPIPIKIAVAGAQHYLSAVLRLFVDHLTHKTPDWLGYMRFLIIPLGAHPVSKYLGTVDYRYNALFQDAAWKDLFHKPEAPVIAQESPDVVSRVTQYMLGANGAHQLPIAEAMLTYKQKSPDEDSCQKFIPFVGMVNVGIVEQTSAAAGDSDDAAPAGSSLALAPPPLVSPALKEASPTPPSSPSVNTSFCVYGSGGQTELMGLQVDYWVADRKKDVEKRDSSSSSSSSSAAKNTLKCNFRSLQVSRLPAGGAEPGTLPTMSMTVVTKEKNKKVMFLPKKSKDKEVESKSQVIEGISRLICTAKHQHNMLTVSIDGVEWNDVKFFQLAAQWSSHVKHFPIAIFGHAKGPY; this is encoded by the exons ATGGCGGAGAGAAGTGGCCGGCTGAGCTTCCCCGGCAGCGGGGCTCTCAACAGACCGGTTCCGATGAATTTGTTCGCAACGTGGGAAATCGACGGCTCGTCCCCGAACTGCATCCCGAG GCTTTGCAGTCTGACTCTGAAAAAGCTGGTGGTGCTCCGAGAACTTGACAAGGAGCTCATCTCCGTGGTCATCGCCGTCAAAATTCAA GGCTCCAAGCGCATCCTGAGGTCTCACGAGATCGTGCTGCCGCCCAGCGGGTCTGTCGAGACAGAGCTGGCCCTCACCTTTTCTCTGCAG TACCCTCACTTCCTGAAGCGTGAAGGCAACAAGCTTCAGATCCTGCTGCAGAGACGCAAGCGCTACAAGAACCGCACCATCCTGGGCTACAAGACGCTGGCTGCGGGTTCCATCGACATGGCCGAG GTGATGCAGCATCCGACGGAGGGTGGCCAGGTGCTGCCTCTCTGCAGCCACCAGAAGGAGCTCCTGGGGAAGGTGGCCGAGATTTGGATCTTCTCGCTCTCCAGCCAGCCCATCGACCACGAGGACGGCAGCCTGCAGGCCGGACACAAGATCAAGTGCTCCG ATAATtactcagaggaggagtatgagAGCTTCTCCTCTGAGCAGGAGGCCAGCGACGATGCAGCACAGGCTCAG GATCTGGAAGACGATGACTATGATGTGCGAAAGTTAAAGAAGCAGAGAAGATCCATCGTCAGGACGGCATCCATCACAAGA CAGCAAAACTTCAAGCAGAGAGTGGTGGCTCTTCTAAAGAGGTTCCGAGTGTCCGACGAG GTGCTGGACTCGGAGCAGGATCCAGCCGAGGTCCCTCCtgaggtggaggaggaagatCTGGACCTGGATAGCGTTGAGTTTGACAACCCCAGCGATAGCGGACCCGAGCTGGACGACGACGACAGCGTCCTCAGCACGCCTAAACCCAAACTCAA GCCCTATTTCGAGGGTCTGTCCCTGTCCAGCTCGCAGACGGAAATCGGAAGCATCCACAGCAGCCGTAGCCACCGCGAGCCCCCCAGCCCG ATCGAACCCGACAAAGACAAATGTGTAGGCGAGGACAATGTGTCTGACAACATCTCCCAG GAGCATCCGGAGGCGGTGACGCCGACCACAGAGCTGGAGATGGACAACATGGACACCTTCTTGGACAGACTTCCCCCGAGTGGCAAGATGACCAAGACGGAGTCGCTCATCATTTCGTCCAACAG GCAGGAGCCCAAAATGGCGGGCAGGCGAGGTCGCAGCACGTCGCTGAAGGAACGCCAGCCCAGCAGGCCTCAGAACGAGCGGGCCAACAGTTTGGACAACGAGCGAGCGCTGGACACTCGCAGCCACCTACAA ATCCCAAGGAAGACGGTGTACGATCAGCTCAACCACATCCTGGCATCTGACAACCAGCTTCCCGACAGCATCATCCTCATCAACACGTCCGATTGGCAGGGACAG TACCTGTCGGACGTGCTCCAGAACCACAACCTGCCCGTGGTGTGCACCTGCACCACAGCGGACATCCAGGCGGCATTCAACACTATCGTGTCCCGCATACAGAGATT ctgcaactgcaACTCACAGACGCCCATCCCCATCAAGATCGCGGTGGCCGGTGCGCAACACTACCTCAGCGCCGTGCTCCGCCTCTTTGTGGACCACCTGACCCACAAGACCCCCGACTGGCTGGGATACATGCGCTTCCTCATCATCCCGCTGG GTGCGCACCCTGTGTCCAAGTATCTTGGCACCGTGGACTACAGATACAACGCTTTGTTCCAGGACGCCGCCTGGAAGGACCTCTTTCACAAGCCCGAGGCTCCTGTCATTG CCCAGGAGAGTCCGGACGTGGTTTCCAGGGTGACGCAGTACATGCTGGGCGCCAACGGAGCGCATCAGCTTCCCATCGCCGAGGCCATGCTCACGTACAAACAAAAGAG CCCCGATGAGGACTCGTGTCAGAAATTCATCCCGTTTGTTGGC ATGGTTAACGTGGGAATAGTGGAGCAAACGTCAGCAGCTGCAg GCGACTCTGACGACGCGGCGCCCGCCGGCTCGTCGCTCGCGCTCGCCCCGCCGCCTCTGGTGTCGCCGGCGCTCAAAGAGGCGTCGCCCACACCGCCCTCCTCGCCGTCCGTCAACACGAGTTTTTGCGTGTAcgg TTCCGGGGGTCAGACGGAGCTGATGGGCCTTCAGGTGGACTATTGGGTGGCCGACAGGAAGAAGGACGTGGAGAAACgagactcctcctcctcctcctcctcctcctccgctgcCAAGAACACGCTCAAGTGCAATTTCCGCTCGCTGCAGGTCAGCCGGCTGCCAGCGGGGGGCGCCGAGCCCGGCACCCTGCCTACCATGTCCATGACGGTGGTGACCAAGGAGAAGAACAAGAAGG TGATGTTCCTGCCAAAGAAGAGCAAAGACAAGGAGGTGGAGTCTAAGAGTCAGGTGATCGAGGGCATCAGTCGCCTCATCTGCACCGCCAAGCACCAGCACAACATGTTGACGG
- the pacs2 gene encoding phosphofurin acidic cluster sorting protein 2 isoform X4, whose amino-acid sequence MAERSGRLSFPGSGALNRPVPMNLFATWEIDGSSPNCIPRLCSLTLKKLVVLRELDKELISVVIAVKIQGSKRILRSHEIVLPPSGSVETELALTFSLQYPHFLKREGNKLQILLQRRKRYKNRTILGYKTLAAGSIDMAEVMQHPTEGGQVLPLCSHQKELLGKVAEIWIFSLSSQPIDHEDGSLQAGHKIKCSDNYSEEEYESFSSEQEASDDAAQAQDLEDDDYDVRKLKKQRRSIVRTASITRQQNFKQRVVALLKRFRVSDEVLDSEQDPAEVPPEVEEEDLDLDSVEFDNPSDSGPELDDDDSVLSTPKPKLKPYFEGLSLSSSQTEIGSIHSSRSHREPPSPIEPDKDKCVGEDNVSDNISQEHPEAVTPTTELEMDNMDTFLDRLPPSGKMTKTESLIISSNRQEPKMAGRRGRSTSLKERQPSRPQNERANSLDNERALDTRSHLQIPRKTVYDQLNHILASDNQLPDSIILINTSDWQGQYLSDVLQNHNLPVVCTCTTADIQAAFNTIVSRIQRFCNCNSQTPIPIKIAVAGAQHYLSAVLRLFVDHLTHKTPDWLGYMRFLIIPLGAHPVSKYLGTVDYRYNALFQDAAWKDLFHKPEAPVIAQESPDVVSRVTQYMLGANGAHQLPIAEAMLTYKQKRKKSFHFDFSVSPDEDSCQKFIPFVGMVNVGIVEQTSAAAGDSDDAAPAGSSLALAPPPLVSPALKEASPTPPSSPSVNTSFCVYGSGGQTELMGLQVDYWVADRKKDVEKRDSSSSSSSSSAAKNTLKCNFRSLQVSRLPAGGAEPGTLPTMSMTVVTKEKNKKVMFLPKKSKDKEVESKSQVIEGISRLICTAKHQHNMLTVSIDGVEWNDVKFFQLAAQWSSHVKHFPIAIFGHAKGPY is encoded by the exons ATGGCGGAGAGAAGTGGCCGGCTGAGCTTCCCCGGCAGCGGGGCTCTCAACAGACCGGTTCCGATGAATTTGTTCGCAACGTGGGAAATCGACGGCTCGTCCCCGAACTGCATCCCGAG GCTTTGCAGTCTGACTCTGAAAAAGCTGGTGGTGCTCCGAGAACTTGACAAGGAGCTCATCTCCGTGGTCATCGCCGTCAAAATTCAA GGCTCCAAGCGCATCCTGAGGTCTCACGAGATCGTGCTGCCGCCCAGCGGGTCTGTCGAGACAGAGCTGGCCCTCACCTTTTCTCTGCAG TACCCTCACTTCCTGAAGCGTGAAGGCAACAAGCTTCAGATCCTGCTGCAGAGACGCAAGCGCTACAAGAACCGCACCATCCTGGGCTACAAGACGCTGGCTGCGGGTTCCATCGACATGGCCGAG GTGATGCAGCATCCGACGGAGGGTGGCCAGGTGCTGCCTCTCTGCAGCCACCAGAAGGAGCTCCTGGGGAAGGTGGCCGAGATTTGGATCTTCTCGCTCTCCAGCCAGCCCATCGACCACGAGGACGGCAGCCTGCAGGCCGGACACAAGATCAAGTGCTCCG ATAATtactcagaggaggagtatgagAGCTTCTCCTCTGAGCAGGAGGCCAGCGACGATGCAGCACAGGCTCAG GATCTGGAAGACGATGACTATGATGTGCGAAAGTTAAAGAAGCAGAGAAGATCCATCGTCAGGACGGCATCCATCACAAGA CAGCAAAACTTCAAGCAGAGAGTGGTGGCTCTTCTAAAGAGGTTCCGAGTGTCCGACGAG GTGCTGGACTCGGAGCAGGATCCAGCCGAGGTCCCTCCtgaggtggaggaggaagatCTGGACCTGGATAGCGTTGAGTTTGACAACCCCAGCGATAGCGGACCCGAGCTGGACGACGACGACAGCGTCCTCAGCACGCCTAAACCCAAACTCAA GCCCTATTTCGAGGGTCTGTCCCTGTCCAGCTCGCAGACGGAAATCGGAAGCATCCACAGCAGCCGTAGCCACCGCGAGCCCCCCAGCCCG ATCGAACCCGACAAAGACAAATGTGTAGGCGAGGACAATGTGTCTGACAACATCTCCCAG GAGCATCCGGAGGCGGTGACGCCGACCACAGAGCTGGAGATGGACAACATGGACACCTTCTTGGACAGACTTCCCCCGAGTGGCAAGATGACCAAGACGGAGTCGCTCATCATTTCGTCCAACAG GCAGGAGCCCAAAATGGCGGGCAGGCGAGGTCGCAGCACGTCGCTGAAGGAACGCCAGCCCAGCAGGCCTCAGAACGAGCGGGCCAACAGTTTGGACAACGAGCGAGCGCTGGACACTCGCAGCCACCTACAA ATCCCAAGGAAGACGGTGTACGATCAGCTCAACCACATCCTGGCATCTGACAACCAGCTTCCCGACAGCATCATCCTCATCAACACGTCCGATTGGCAGGGACAG TACCTGTCGGACGTGCTCCAGAACCACAACCTGCCCGTGGTGTGCACCTGCACCACAGCGGACATCCAGGCGGCATTCAACACTATCGTGTCCCGCATACAGAGATT ctgcaactgcaACTCACAGACGCCCATCCCCATCAAGATCGCGGTGGCCGGTGCGCAACACTACCTCAGCGCCGTGCTCCGCCTCTTTGTGGACCACCTGACCCACAAGACCCCCGACTGGCTGGGATACATGCGCTTCCTCATCATCCCGCTGG GTGCGCACCCTGTGTCCAAGTATCTTGGCACCGTGGACTACAGATACAACGCTTTGTTCCAGGACGCCGCCTGGAAGGACCTCTTTCACAAGCCCGAGGCTCCTGTCATTG CCCAGGAGAGTCCGGACGTGGTTTCCAGGGTGACGCAGTACATGCTGGGCGCCAACGGAGCGCATCAGCTTCCCATCGCCGAGGCCATGCTCACGTACAAACAAAAGAG gaaaaagagctttcattttgatttttccgtCAG CCCCGATGAGGACTCGTGTCAGAAATTCATCCCGTTTGTTGGC ATGGTTAACGTGGGAATAGTGGAGCAAACGTCAGCAGCTGCAg GCGACTCTGACGACGCGGCGCCCGCCGGCTCGTCGCTCGCGCTCGCCCCGCCGCCTCTGGTGTCGCCGGCGCTCAAAGAGGCGTCGCCCACACCGCCCTCCTCGCCGTCCGTCAACACGAGTTTTTGCGTGTAcgg TTCCGGGGGTCAGACGGAGCTGATGGGCCTTCAGGTGGACTATTGGGTGGCCGACAGGAAGAAGGACGTGGAGAAACgagactcctcctcctcctcctcctcctcctccgctgcCAAGAACACGCTCAAGTGCAATTTCCGCTCGCTGCAGGTCAGCCGGCTGCCAGCGGGGGGCGCCGAGCCCGGCACCCTGCCTACCATGTCCATGACGGTGGTGACCAAGGAGAAGAACAAGAAGG TGATGTTCCTGCCAAAGAAGAGCAAAGACAAGGAGGTGGAGTCTAAGAGTCAGGTGATCGAGGGCATCAGTCGCCTCATCTGCACCGCCAAGCACCAGCACAACATGTTGACGG